One window from the genome of Rufibacter tibetensis encodes:
- the rfbF gene encoding glucose-1-phosphate cytidylyltransferase, whose translation MKVVILAGGLGTRLSEETSLKPKPMVEIGDKPMLWHIMKIYSSYGFNDFVICLGYKGYLIKEYFANYYRHLSDITIDLKDNSVEVHDSQAEPWKITLVDTGVNSMTGGRIKRVQKYIGNEPFLLTYGDGVGNVDIKALVKYHQQHRKLVTVTAVQPSGRFGALNLDAQEQVNSFMEKPKGDGAWINGGFFVCEPGVFDYIPGDSTIWEKEPMENIAADDQMVAFKHSGFWKPMDTLRDKIELEQEWTLNKALWKTW comes from the coding sequence ATGAAAGTAGTAATTTTAGCAGGAGGCCTTGGGACGCGTTTATCTGAAGAAACAAGTTTAAAGCCGAAACCCATGGTTGAAATAGGTGATAAACCTATGTTGTGGCATATCATGAAAATATATTCAAGCTATGGATTTAATGACTTTGTCATCTGCTTGGGGTATAAAGGGTATTTGATAAAAGAATATTTTGCCAATTATTACCGCCACTTATCAGACATCACCATTGATCTAAAAGACAACTCAGTAGAAGTTCATGATTCACAGGCAGAGCCCTGGAAGATTACACTGGTAGATACAGGAGTGAACTCTATGACTGGTGGCCGAATAAAACGTGTTCAGAAGTACATAGGCAATGAGCCTTTTCTATTAACCTATGGTGATGGCGTAGGGAATGTAGACATCAAAGCCCTTGTGAAGTATCATCAGCAGCATCGTAAACTAGTAACAGTAACCGCAGTACAGCCCTCAGGTCGATTTGGAGCATTAAATCTGGATGCGCAGGAGCAGGTAAACTCTTTCATGGAGAAACCAAAAGGGGACGGGGCCTGGATCAATGGAGGTTTCTTTGTCTGTGAACCAGGTGTTTTTGATTACATACCTGGTGACAGCACCATATGGGAAAAAGAGCCCATGGAGAATATTGCAGCAGATGACCAAATGGTTGCTTTCAAGCATTCAGGTTTTTGGAAGCCCATGGACACCTTACGTGATAAGATTGAGTTAGAGCAGGAGTGGACGCTAAATAAAGCTCTCTGGAAAACTTGGTAA
- the rfbG gene encoding CDP-glucose 4,6-dehydratase — MRLDQLQNTYQGKKVFLTGHTGFKGAWLLQWLHMLGAEVKGYSLAPENPEDLYHLIEGDTLCQSVIADLRQKELLEEAILSFEPDFIFHLAAQPLVRLSYEIPSETFFVNAIGTAYVLDALKKLQKPCSVVLITTDKVYENKEWVYPYRETDRLGGYDPYSASKACAELVINSYTQSFFNPAAYEQHQKAIASARAGNVIGGGDWAKDRIIPDIVRALRNSIPISVRNPNAVRPWQHVLEPLGGYLLLGAKLAQDPISFGGAWNFGPYAEDNKVVEELVNTAITIWGNGKYEKPELENQPHEAGLLKLDISKAVSELGWRPKWSSFQAIKETISWYLAYERNSKEIKNFTINSIKAYSEDS, encoded by the coding sequence ATGCGTTTAGATCAACTTCAAAACACCTATCAAGGAAAAAAAGTTTTTTTAACAGGACATACCGGCTTTAAAGGTGCCTGGCTTTTGCAATGGCTCCACATGCTAGGAGCTGAAGTAAAGGGCTACTCTTTAGCTCCGGAAAACCCTGAAGATTTATATCATCTGATAGAAGGAGATACCCTGTGCCAATCTGTCATTGCAGATTTGCGCCAAAAAGAGTTACTGGAAGAGGCTATCTTGTCTTTTGAGCCTGATTTTATCTTCCACTTGGCTGCGCAACCACTAGTTAGACTTTCTTATGAAATTCCATCTGAAACCTTCTTTGTAAACGCCATTGGGACAGCCTATGTGCTAGATGCACTAAAGAAGTTACAAAAGCCATGTTCTGTTGTTCTTATTACAACTGATAAAGTGTATGAAAACAAGGAATGGGTTTATCCTTACAGAGAAACAGACCGGTTAGGTGGCTATGACCCTTATAGTGCAAGTAAAGCTTGTGCTGAATTGGTGATCAACTCATATACACAGTCCTTTTTTAATCCAGCAGCTTATGAACAGCATCAGAAAGCTATTGCCAGTGCCCGAGCAGGTAACGTGATAGGTGGAGGAGATTGGGCGAAAGACCGTATCATTCCAGATATTGTTAGAGCCTTGCGAAATAGTATTCCCATTTCTGTTCGTAATCCCAATGCTGTACGGCCGTGGCAACATGTGTTAGAGCCTTTGGGAGGATATTTATTATTAGGCGCTAAGTTAGCTCAAGATCCTATCTCTTTTGGTGGTGCCTGGAACTTCGGGCCTTATGCAGAAGATAATAAGGTGGTAGAAGAGTTAGTAAATACAGCTATTACTATATGGGGTAATGGGAAGTATGAAAAACCAGAACTTGAAAATCAACCGCATGAAGCAGGCTTGTTAAAGCTTGATATTAGTAAGGCAGTTTCTGAATTAGGATGGAGACCTAAATGGAGTTCTTTTCAAGCAATCAAAGAAACAATATCATGGTATCTAGCTTATGAAAGAAACAGTAAGGAAATAAAAAACTTTACCATAAACTCGATTAAAGCTTACTCGGAAGATTCATGA